A region of Anopheles merus strain MAF chromosome 2R, AmerM5.1, whole genome shotgun sequence DNA encodes the following proteins:
- the LOC121603376 gene encoding cyclin-dependent kinase inhibitor 1C-like — MWKLIRLLQPLPDRSDLQDSFPVTYTRTVPVPVPAPCPAHFPVPVPHPNAVPHPAVESAPVPTLSIT, encoded by the exons ATGTGGAAGCTAATCCGGTTGCTTCAACCTTTGCCAGACCGTTCAGACCTCCAGGATTCATTTCCGGTCACCTACACGAG AACCGTGCCTGTACCAGTGCCCGCTCCTTGTCCGGCTCATTTTCCTGTACCGGTACCACATCCAAACGCTGTGCCCCATCCGGCGGTTGAATCGGCGCCTGTCCCAACGCTTTCCATCacataa